The region TCGACGGCTGCGTCCGGCGCCTGGTGACGATCCCGTGGCCGATGTGCACCCACTGCCCGCGCCGGACGAAGTTCGGGTCGGTGAGCAGGGTGAAGTCACCGAACCGGAGCAGCGTCGTGGCGTTGCCGATGAACGAGATGGAGCACTGCGACTCGTCGATCATGGTGCTGGCCCTCCGGGCGCGGCGACGGGCGTCCCGCAGGGGCTACCCGGGCCGGAGTCCGACCGAACCGGCGACGGCGCCTCCGCGCGGTCGTCGGCCTCGCAGAAGGCGGTTCGAAGCGAGAGAACGCTGCGTTTCCAGCGTCATCCTGAACCAGACCGTCCCGCGCGATGATGGCCCGCCCGGACTGCCGCCGACGACGGCCAGGCTGCTCACCGGAGACAGCGGCGGTATGAGCGCAGCCGAGGGGGCGTCTTCGCCGCGCGACGACGCACCGGTCGCCGTGAACGGGTGCGTCCGGCTGCTGCCGGTTCTCACGGCGTTTCCGGTACGGGCACGAAGAATTGCCTTGGTGCCGGTGAACTTTCTCGGCGACTGCCTTTCGGGGGTCGTGCCGGCGCCTCTATCGCTCGAATCCACGGCAACGTTTCTTTCGAATTCCTGTGCCGCTTCATCGTCGCGGTCGGTAGCGTTACCGAAAATTCCGATGTCCTCGTGCGGAGACTCTGCGTGACCGGTGCCGGGACTTCTGCCTCGGAGGAACGGTCGGCGTCTCTCGTGGTCCGTTGTCGCGGCCCGCCCGCGGTCGGCGGAGTGGTGACCCAGCGTCACCCGCTGGGATGGCCGGTTGCTTGCTGCCAGAACGTTTAGAAGAGTCCGCAGTCCGGTCGAAAATCGTGCTCCAAGGTGAGCCGGGAGGCAATGACTTGCCATCGGAATGGACGCCGATGTGACGGTCTCACCGCCCCGCGGCGGTTCGGACGAGTTCCTCGATCCGGGTGTGCAGGTAGTCGAGCCAGTCGTCGTGCTCGGGTTTCATGAGCACGCTGCGCAGGATGCGGCCGACTGCCACGTCGGCCTCGACCTCGTGGCCCCGCGCCGCGAGGGCGGGCCTGTCCACGCCGTAGGTGGCCACGAAGACCGACTCGGCGGCGGGCGCGGTCATGCCGCCCTCCAGCACCGCGGCGGAAAGGGCGTCGATGTCCGAGAGGCGCCCGGCGCGGGGCAGGTAGGTGACGATGTCCAGCTCCGGGCGCTGGTAGGGGGCCAGCACCGGCGACTCGGAGAGCAGGTCCGCCCAGCGCAGTGCGGCGCGGCGGCCCGGTCGCAGCACCCGGCCCAGACCGTCGGGCGTCGGCGGCAGCAGCCGGAACGTCAGCCACAGCGCGGCCGCGGCCGCGCCGGCCCGCGAGCACTCCAGCGAGACCTCGCCCAGGTGGCGCTCCGCCGAGGTGAAGTAGGTGTAAGGCGAGTCGTGCCGGTAGAAGCGCTCGGCGGCCGGGTCGGCGAACAGCACCGCGCCGCAGCCGTAGGGCTGGAGCCCGTGCTTGTGCGGGTCGACGACCAGCGAGTCGCACGCGCCGAGCGCCTGGAACGGCGCAGAGGCCACGCCGTCGGGGGAGTCGTCGGCGATGAGCGTGAAGAACCCGCCGTAGGCGGCGTCGACGTGCAGCCGCACGCCGTAGCGCTCGCGGAGCGCGAGCGCCTCGTGGACGGGGTCGATCGCGCCGAGGCCGGTGGTGCCCGCGGTGAGGACCACGGTGCCGATGTCGTGCGTGCGCAGCAGCGAGTCGAGCGCGTCGAGGTCCATCCGGCCGGCGTTGTCGGTGGGCACCGGCACCGCCTCGACGCCGAGCAGCCGGCACATGCGGGAGTGCGTGTAGTGCGCGTCGGCGCTGTGGGCCACGGCCCGCCCGGGATGCGTCTCGCGGGCCACGTACAGCGCCTCGAGGTTGGCGATGGTGCCGCTGGTCGTCAGGTGGCCGAGGTGGTCCGGCCCGTACCCGAACACGCCGGCCAGCCGGGCGACCACCTCCCGCTCCATGCGCGCGGTCGCCGGGCCGCCGTCGAGCGCGTGGTTGTTCGGGTTGACCAGCATCGCCGCCAGGTGCCCCGCGACGGCGGCGGGGTGCGCCGGTTTGATCATCTGCCCGGCGTAGCGGGGGTGGAAGAAGGGGTAGTTGTCGCGCAGCCGTTCGGCGAGCTCGGCGAACGCCGGGCCGAGCTCCTGGTCGGCGACCTCCGCCGCCGGGTGCGTGGTGAAGTCCCCGAACTCCTCCTGCCAGCGCTCGACCTCCGCTACCGCGGTCGTGAGCCATCGGCGCAGATCCATGCTCTCTCCTGGTTACGTGGACTTATCATGAGAAAGGCGGGAAATGGTTAATCGCTCACCGGTGTTCCCGGTTGTTCTCCCTCCTCGGCTGCGTGCTGTAGCGGCTCCGGTCGAAAATTGATTCGCCACTGGCCGGACGCCTCGGGAACCACTAGATCATATTTCGGTGGTTCCGTCCGCGGAAGTCGTCCAATCGTCCGTAGTCACTGGTGGACGCCAGGGTCCTAGTGCCCGTACGGGTGGCTGGAAGCCCGGAAAATCGACGACGGACGGTGATTCCGATCGGTGCCCGGCCCGTCCTCCGGGTAGGTTTCCGGTATCGCTTGTATGACTCCGAATGCGGGTTTAGGGTGGACGAGTCACCGGGGGATAACGGTGACTGCTCCGATCAACGGGAGTGACAACAGTGCGCGGATGAGTGGATCACCCGCATGTGCCCTCCGACCGCGGGGAATTGGGACTGGGGGACTCCCACGAGAGCCCTGCGGCACCAAATCGCGGCAGCGAGGGTGCGGACGATCGGAAATGATCGGTACACCCGTCCAGGCCTGTGCGCCGACATGGGGGCGGGCCGGGCGCTGAGAAGCCTTCTAGGGAAACGGCCGCGAGGCCGACAGACCCGGAAAGCGAGAGATCGGAAATGAGAATCAGCACTGTCTTCTTCTCCGGCAAGAACCGCAACAACCACCGCGGTGGCTGGGGCTGGGGCCACGG is a window of Saccharopolyspora erythraea NRRL 2338 DNA encoding:
- a CDS encoding pyridoxal phosphate-dependent decarboxylase family protein; translated protein: MDLRRWLTTAVAEVERWQEEFGDFTTHPAAEVADQELGPAFAELAERLRDNYPFFHPRYAGQMIKPAHPAAVAGHLAAMLVNPNNHALDGGPATARMEREVVARLAGVFGYGPDHLGHLTTSGTIANLEALYVARETHPGRAVAHSADAHYTHSRMCRLLGVEAVPVPTDNAGRMDLDALDSLLRTHDIGTVVLTAGTTGLGAIDPVHEALALRERYGVRLHVDAAYGGFFTLIADDSPDGVASAPFQALGACDSLVVDPHKHGLQPYGCGAVLFADPAAERFYRHDSPYTYFTSAERHLGEVSLECSRAGAAAAALWLTFRLLPPTPDGLGRVLRPGRRAALRWADLLSESPVLAPYQRPELDIVTYLPRAGRLSDIDALSAAVLEGGMTAPAAESVFVATYGVDRPALAARGHEVEADVAVGRILRSVLMKPEHDDWLDYLHTRIEELVRTAAGR